In Amphiura filiformis chromosome 2, Afil_fr2py, whole genome shotgun sequence, one DNA window encodes the following:
- the LOC140138925 gene encoding uncharacterized protein, translating into MKYRKIREIGTTEFMRDIESSSLYTKSASDLEELVNQYETVMGMLLNKHAPLVEKSVIGRPHCPWYTDELRLQKKRQAERKYTKSKLEIDKQIYADHSKSYKTTLETAKRDHHRSKIEDCDSKELFRVVDKLCNPAAELALPDHNSEDELAENLLHTSMKKSKRSAMTWTRLINPRHLLQLEALVLAHLRLFVNSQVMTSARSFMGKLLERCCLAQIQEYFMSNYLYAEAQSAYRPNHSTETALLRVQNDILLGLDKHQEAALILLDLSAAFDTIDHTILLDRLQERYGICGAVHAWFRSYLDSRTQTVVIGDSESRPRNLVYGVPQDDKDSAVRQVEQCVKDIKAWAVTKLQFNDSKTEVLHLTSCFKDTSNIDPVIIGDSVVTPCSQARNLGVVFDEHITMESHISNILRAGWACIYKLGKIRRFWTAHLLKG; encoded by the exons ATGAAATATCGCAAAATCAGAGAAATAGGCACAACCGAATTCATGCGTGATATCGAGTCATCGTCACTCTATACTAAATCTGCATCTGATCTGGAAGAACTGGTTAACCAATATGAAACGGTAATGGGCATGCTCCTCAATAAGCACGCTCCGCTTGTTGAGAAGTCTGTAATTGGCAGACCACACTGTCCTTGGTACACCGACGAACTTCGATTGCAGAAGAAGCGTCAGGCGGAAAGAAAGTACACCAAATCCAAACTTGAAATAGACAAGCAAATTTATGCCGATCATAGCAAAAGCTACAAGACTACGCTTGAGACGGCAAAGCGTGACCATCACCGATCCAAGATAGAGGATTGTGACAGCAAGGAGTTGTTTCGCGTTGTTGACAAGTTATGTAATCCCGCTGCCGAACTAGCCCTTCCCGATCACAATTCTGAAgatgaacttgcagaaaatttgcTACATACTTCGATGAAAAAATCCAAAAGATCCGCAATGACTTGGACTCGGCTGATCAACCCAAGACATCTTCTGCAACTGGAGGCTCTTGTGTTAGCTCATTTGAGACTTTTCGTGAACTCCCAAGTGATGACATCCGCAAGATCA TTCATGGGTAAACTTCTGGAGAGGTGTTGCCTGGCACAAATTCAAGAGTACTTTATGTCCAATTATCTCTACGCGGAAGCCCAATCTGCGTACAGGCCCAATCATTCAACAGAAACGGCATTACTACGTGTCCAAAACGACATCTTGCTAGGACTTGACAAACATCAGGAAGCAGCGCTGATCCTACTGGACCTAAGCGCTGCTTTTGATACCATAGACCACACCATCCTCCTTGACAGACTTCAAGAGCGCTATGGTATCTGCGGTGCAGTTCATGCCTGGTTTCGCTCTTATTTGGATAGTCGAACTCAAACAGTTGTCATTGGTGATTCTGAATCGCGTCCTCGAAATCTTGTGTACGGTGTGCCTCAGG ATGACAAAGACTCCGCCGTTCGCCAAGTTGAACAGTGCGTGAAAGACATAAAAGCCTGGGCTGTCACTAAGTTGCAATTTAATGACTCTAAGACTGAGGTACTGCATCTAACATCGTGCTTTAAGGACACCAGTAACATCGATCCAGTAATTATCGGCGATTCCGTTGTTACCCCATGTTCGCAGGCTCGCAACCTTGGAGTAGTGTTCGACGAACATATCACGATGGAATCTCATATTTCCAACATTCTTCGTGCAGGGTGGGCATGCATCTATAAACTGGGCAAGATCAGGAGGTTTTGGACCGCTCATCTACTAAAAGGCTAG